A genomic window from Glycine soja cultivar W05 chromosome 10, ASM419377v2, whole genome shotgun sequence includes:
- the LOC114370884 gene encoding adenylate isopentenyltransferase-like, giving the protein MRLSILQPHPHTHRCRYPIKQWPRMDASFHRRKDKVVVIMGATGSGKSRLSIDLATLFPTSEIINSDKMQVYRGLDITTNKIPTAQRHGVPHHLLGDVDTDHYGEFSPADFRHRAADLIADITRRKNLPIVVGGSNSFVHALLVQNFDPHSHSNVFQQQQQEEALISSELRYRCCFLWVDIAFPVLSQYLRDRVDDMLDSGMVDELAQFFDPDAARRTGFGIRKAIGVPEFDRFFNKYPPSMGQGGDDPLRERAYEEAVKAIKDNTCELAERQIGKIERLKRAGWDLRRIDATEAFRMVLTSGSSNGSGVWERQVLEPSVKIVKRFLME; this is encoded by the coding sequence ATGAGACTTTCCATTCTGCAAccccacccacacacacaccgGTGCCGCTACCCGATAAAGCAGTGGCCCCGTATGGACGCGTCGTTCCACCGCCGCAAAGACAAGGTGGTGGTGATCATGGGCGCCACCGGCTCCGGCAAGTCCCGTCTCTCCATCGACCTTGCAACCCTCTTCCCCACCTCCGAAATCATCAACTCCGACAAAATGCAAGTCTACCGCGGCCTCGACATCACCACCAACAAGATTCCCACCGCCCAGCGCCACGGCGTCCCCCACCACCTCCTCGGCGACGTCGACACCGATCACTACGGCGAGTTCTCCCCCGCCGACTTCCGCCACCGTGCCGCCGACCTCATCGCCGACATCACCCGACGCAAAAACCTCCCGATCGTCGTCGGCGGCTCCAACTCCTTCGTCCACGCCCTCCTCGTCCAAAACTTCGACCCTCACTCTCACTCAAACGtcttccaacaacaacaacaagaagaagCGCTTATATCCTCTGAGTTGAGGTACAGGTGTTGCTTCCTCTGGGTCGATATAGCCTTCCCCGTCTTATCGCAATATTTAAGGGACCGAGTCGACGACATGCTTGACTCGGGGATGGTCGACGAGTTGGCTCAGTTCTTCGACCCGGACGCCGCGCGTCGAACCGGGTTTGGTATCAGAAAAGCCATTGGGGTTCCCGAGTTCGACcggttttttaataaatacccTCCCTCGATGGGCCAGGGGGGCGATGATCCTCTGCGGGAGCGTGCGTACGAGGAGGCGGTGAAGGCGATTAAGGATAACACGTGTGAGTTGGCGGAGCGTCAGATAGGGAAGATCGAACGATTGAAGCGCGCCGGCTGGGACCTACGGAGGATAGACGCGACGGAGGCGTTTCGGATGGTGCTGACGTCAGGGTCGAGCAATGGGTCCGGTGTATGGGAAAGACAGGTGTTGGAACCAAGCGTGAAGATTGTGAAACGCTTCTTGATGGAGTAG